One window of Natrinema sp. SYSU A 869 genomic DNA carries:
- a CDS encoding ABC transporter ATP-binding protein translates to MAHDPPPSTDDRTLATTNKHTQAVATPPVTVHCSGVTHEYGDNPSRLRSVSSRTVTALEDVSFEIRAGEVVGLVGPSGSGKSTVLHVVGGLLEPSKGTVDVLDTDLTTLSSSQRTRLRRDHVGLVFQQFHLLSSLSARDNVALPLVERGVARRERQQRATELLEQVGLDDRMTHRPGELSGGEQQRVAIARALVTDPEIVLADEPTGELDTETGEQVLELLVDIADDQTVLVATHDERAIEVTDRVLRLLDGVVTVDERR, encoded by the coding sequence ATGGCACATGATCCACCGCCGAGCACAGACGACCGAACACTGGCGACCACCAATAAACACACTCAAGCGGTCGCCACACCACCAGTTACTGTCCACTGTTCGGGAGTGACTCACGAGTACGGCGACAATCCCTCCAGACTTCGATCCGTCTCATCGCGAACGGTAACCGCGCTCGAAGACGTCTCATTCGAGATTCGTGCCGGCGAGGTTGTCGGCCTCGTTGGTCCGAGCGGGAGCGGTAAATCGACGGTACTCCACGTCGTTGGAGGACTACTCGAGCCGAGCAAGGGAACCGTCGACGTACTCGATACGGATCTCACAACACTCTCTTCGTCCCAGCGAACGCGACTGCGCCGCGATCATGTTGGGCTCGTCTTCCAACAGTTCCACCTCCTCTCGTCGCTGTCAGCTCGAGATAACGTCGCCCTTCCACTGGTTGAACGCGGGGTAGCACGACGCGAACGGCAGCAACGGGCTACCGAGTTACTCGAGCAGGTTGGTCTCGACGATCGTATGACCCACCGACCGGGCGAACTCAGTGGCGGAGAACAACAGCGCGTCGCGATTGCGCGGGCGCTAGTGACCGATCCCGAGATCGTCCTCGCCGACGAGCCGACGGGCGAACTCGACACGGAAACTGGCGAACAGGTGCTTGAACTCCTCGTGGATATCGCGGACGATCAGACGGTACTCGTGGCGACCCACGACGAACGCGCAATCGAGGTAACGGATCGCGTCCTCCGACTGCTTGATGGGGTAGTGACGGTCGATGAGAGACGATAA
- a CDS encoding DUF1616 domain-containing protein, translated as MVAFRSLWLLLPRPVRKLPADLAAIVVLVVVTNVSALAPMIRETPLRVPLGLAFVLFVPGYAFIAALFPEAADSPASTAGSPADSDMMADDSDTDGWYDSLAAQDGIDGLERVALSFGLSIAVVPLIGLVLNFTPWGIRLVPIAVSVSGFTLIATAVAASRRRELPVEDRFQVPYRTWYAAGRAELLEPDTRADAALNVLLVASVILAAGSVWYAVMIPPDGEQFSAIYLLTEDDDGELVADDYPTEFVQGESQELIVGIDNHEQQTTEYTVVVLEQEVEVVANETANSDGDSNATANETIVREQRELDRFSTTIAHNESGLQTYDLEPTMTGENQRIVWLLFPDSDVPSEPSMEDTEYSVHLWVTVSEP; from the coding sequence ATGGTTGCGTTCCGTTCGTTGTGGCTCTTGCTGCCACGACCAGTGAGGAAACTGCCGGCCGATCTCGCTGCTATCGTCGTACTCGTCGTCGTGACAAACGTGTCCGCGCTGGCACCCATGATTCGAGAGACGCCGCTCCGGGTACCGCTCGGACTCGCATTCGTCCTCTTCGTTCCAGGCTATGCGTTTATCGCGGCACTGTTTCCTGAGGCTGCCGACTCGCCCGCATCGACTGCCGGCTCACCAGCCGACAGCGATATGATGGCCGATGACTCGGATACGGACGGCTGGTACGACTCGCTTGCAGCCCAGGACGGGATCGACGGCCTTGAGCGAGTCGCGCTCTCCTTTGGGCTGAGTATTGCCGTCGTTCCCCTAATCGGACTCGTATTGAACTTCACTCCTTGGGGAATTCGACTGGTACCGATCGCAGTGTCGGTGAGCGGCTTCACGCTCATTGCGACGGCCGTGGCAGCCAGCCGCCGACGGGAACTGCCCGTCGAAGATCGATTTCAGGTCCCCTACCGAACGTGGTACGCTGCCGGCCGCGCGGAGTTACTCGAGCCGGATACGCGTGCGGATGCCGCGTTGAACGTCCTGCTTGTAGCATCAGTCATACTCGCCGCCGGGAGTGTCTGGTACGCAGTGATGATCCCGCCTGACGGCGAGCAGTTCTCGGCGATCTATCTGTTGACCGAAGACGACGACGGCGAACTCGTCGCCGACGACTACCCGACCGAGTTCGTCCAAGGCGAGAGTCAGGAACTGATCGTCGGCATCGACAACCACGAACAGCAGACGACGGAGTACACGGTGGTGGTCCTCGAACAGGAGGTCGAGGTGGTTGCGAACGAGACGGCGAATAGCGACGGAGACAGTAACGCGACAGCCAACGAAACGATCGTTCGCGAGCAACGTGAACTCGATCGGTTCAGCACCACGATCGCACACAACGAGAGCGGGCTCCAGACGTACGATCTCGAGCCCACGATGACCGGCGAGAACCAGCGCATCGTCTGGTTGCTCTTCCCCGACAGTGATGTGCCGTCCGAGCCCTCGATGGAAGATACAGAGTACTCCGTTCATCTCTGGGTGACCGTCTCCGAGCCATGA
- a CDS encoding sugar phosphate nucleotidyltransferase, producing the protein MNAVVLAGGYATRMWPLTKERPKMFLPIGEDTVIDRILAELEVDARIDDVYISTNERFADDFEAYLADSEFDKPRLSIEETVGEDEKFGVVGALAQLVDREEIDDDLLVIAGDNLISFDIADFIDTFAERDAPTLAAYDVGSREKAKSYGLVELEGERVVDFQEKPADPKSTLVSIACYAFPQNSLSLLATYLAGENNPDEPGWFIQWLQDRKPTYAYTFEGAWFDIGTPASYLDAVAWHLDGESCVADSATLENATVGPNVHVMDGATLVDTTVEDAVIFPEVTLEETALERSIVGEGTCLTGYSLSEALFGSELQVTNRPESPAD; encoded by the coding sequence ATGAACGCGGTTGTCCTCGCAGGAGGGTATGCGACGCGGATGTGGCCGCTCACAAAAGAGCGGCCGAAGATGTTTCTCCCGATCGGTGAGGATACCGTGATCGACCGGATCCTCGCCGAACTCGAGGTGGACGCGCGGATCGACGACGTCTACATCAGCACGAACGAGCGCTTCGCTGATGACTTCGAGGCGTATCTTGCCGACAGCGAGTTCGACAAGCCACGGCTCTCGATCGAGGAGACGGTTGGCGAGGACGAGAAGTTCGGCGTCGTCGGTGCACTGGCGCAACTCGTCGACCGAGAAGAGATCGATGACGATCTGTTGGTCATCGCCGGCGATAACCTGATCAGTTTCGACATTGCGGACTTTATCGATACCTTTGCGGAGCGCGACGCACCGACGCTCGCCGCCTACGACGTTGGTTCACGCGAAAAGGCGAAATCCTATGGACTCGTCGAACTCGAGGGCGAGCGCGTCGTCGACTTCCAGGAGAAACCTGCTGATCCCAAGAGCACGCTCGTTTCGATCGCCTGCTATGCCTTCCCGCAGAACTCGCTTTCGCTGCTGGCAACCTATCTCGCTGGGGAGAACAACCCCGACGAACCCGGCTGGTTCATCCAGTGGCTACAGGATCGGAAGCCAACCTACGCGTATACGTTCGAGGGTGCCTGGTTCGATATCGGCACGCCGGCGAGCTATCTCGATGCTGTTGCCTGGCATCTCGATGGGGAATCGTGCGTGGCCGACAGTGCGACACTCGAGAACGCGACGGTCGGGCCGAACGTTCACGTGATGGACGGTGCGACACTTGTCGATACGACGGTTGAGGACGCAGTGATCTTTCCGGAGGTGACGCTCGAGGAGACGGCCCTCGAGCGGTCGATCGTCGGTGAGGGAACCTGCCTCACTGGGTATTCGCTCTCCGAGGCGTTGTTCGGCTCTGAATTACAGGTCACGAATCGTCCTGAGTCACCAGCTGACTAG
- a CDS encoding winged helix-turn-helix transcriptional regulator, protein MSDIQATTTKRGTDHKSTVPRAVVHKRILEIAESRPEESMAAIADRVTGATTSLVEQVLDEYGDPGTIEADEATVEDAEPTAADDETAADAVDDSLFDESAMSHHTTGTDESIVAPADITETQLETLREIRDHPHATQAVLAESLGVSSATISQRVNGIAGFDWADRQTFVKQFFNRAETDLEETQTDGEVDADNDQSNEPNGGDSDAVTCDDSAVDANVEASTTADCAATDTPETSTERPDTALGDGGNAQPDATGDIDDNLETADATPSVDRSVTPTPRADGASSTADCKEMDATPKEQTGQMASATDMQSTPQAQSDAELTALTARIDSLEQQLASDHAVDPELAHKVIRVCFQSEQISEAEEIQIMEGILAADSP, encoded by the coding sequence ATGAGTGATATACAAGCAACTACTACAAAACGGGGTACCGATCACAAATCGACCGTTCCGCGAGCAGTCGTTCATAAGCGGATCCTCGAAATCGCAGAATCACGCCCGGAGGAATCGATGGCAGCGATCGCTGACCGTGTCACCGGTGCGACGACGTCACTCGTTGAGCAGGTACTCGATGAGTACGGAGATCCAGGGACTATCGAAGCAGACGAGGCAACGGTTGAGGATGCGGAACCGACTGCAGCCGACGACGAGACGGCAGCGGATGCAGTTGATGATTCACTGTTCGACGAGTCAGCTATGAGTCACCACACTACCGGTACCGACGAGTCGATAGTCGCCCCGGCCGATATCACCGAGACACAACTGGAGACGCTCCGCGAGATCCGCGACCATCCGCACGCGACACAGGCTGTCCTCGCCGAGTCGCTTGGCGTGAGCAGCGCGACGATCAGCCAGCGGGTCAACGGGATTGCCGGGTTCGACTGGGCCGACCGGCAGACGTTCGTCAAGCAGTTCTTCAACCGAGCGGAAACGGATCTCGAGGAGACACAGACGGACGGTGAGGTAGATGCGGACAATGATCAGTCTAACGAGCCTAACGGCGGAGATAGCGATGCCGTGACCTGCGACGATAGTGCGGTCGACGCAAACGTGGAGGCCAGCACAACTGCTGACTGCGCGGCTACGGACACACCCGAGACGAGTACGGAGCGCCCAGACACCGCGCTCGGAGACGGTGGCAACGCCCAGCCCGACGCCACCGGGGACATCGATGACAATCTCGAGACAGCGGACGCAACGCCAAGTGTGGACCGCTCCGTAACCCCGACTCCGCGAGCAGACGGCGCATCGAGCACTGCCGACTGCAAAGAGATGGATGCGACTCCCAAGGAACAGACGGGTCAGATGGCAAGTGCCACCGACATGCAGTCGACTCCGCAGGCGCAATCAGATGCAGAGCTTACCGCACTCACTGCACGGATCGATTCACTTGAGCAGCAACTCGCGAGTGACCATGCCGTCGATCCGGAGCTCGCTCACAAGGTGATCCGTGTTTGCTTTCAGTCCGAACAGATTTCAGAGGCCGAGGAAATCCAAATCATGGAAGGAATTCTCGCGGCCGATAGCCCTTAA
- a CDS encoding HVO_A0556 family zinc finger protein translates to MQQQRSETVVHPVIDALEGRTCSFCEKGKLVQDIYKGNDAVICDVCATPSAQLW, encoded by the coding sequence ATGCAACAACAAAGATCCGAGACCGTCGTTCATCCGGTGATCGACGCACTAGAGGGACGGACCTGTTCGTTCTGCGAGAAGGGCAAACTCGTTCAAGACATCTACAAGGGGAATGATGCCGTCATTTGCGATGTATGTGCCACACCTAGCGCACAGCTCTGGTAA
- a CDS encoding NAD-dependent epimerase/dehydratase family protein, which produces MQNKRVLITGGAGFIGSNLANHLAANNDVVVIDDEYLGTSENLESAVDYHNRSVLEDDLPTDVDVVFHLAALSSYAMHEENPTKGARVNVEGFVNVVEQARQDGCETVVYASTSSIYGSRTEPSPVDMPVAVNTGYEASKLARERYGEYFANHYDMNVAGMRFFSVYQGYGGAEEHKGEYANVIAQFADDIANGEAPVLYGDGTQTRDFTHVTDIVRGLEQAADTQLTGIYNLGTGEPYSFNTVVEMLNDELGTDIEPEYVENPIPDSVYVHDTCADSSTMREATGWAPEIDFEEGLRRVCAQYTEADAVTSSNQ; this is translated from the coding sequence ATGCAGAATAAGCGCGTCCTGATAACGGGTGGGGCAGGGTTTATCGGATCCAATCTGGCAAATCATCTCGCAGCAAATAACGACGTCGTCGTGATCGACGACGAGTACCTCGGCACGTCCGAGAACCTCGAGTCTGCCGTCGACTACCACAATCGGAGCGTCCTCGAGGACGATCTCCCGACGGACGTCGACGTGGTATTCCACCTCGCGGCGCTCTCCTCCTATGCGATGCACGAGGAGAACCCCACCAAGGGAGCCCGCGTCAACGTCGAGGGGTTCGTCAACGTGGTCGAGCAGGCCCGCCAGGACGGCTGTGAGACGGTCGTCTACGCGTCGACGTCCTCGATTTACGGCAGTCGTACCGAGCCCTCGCCAGTCGACATGCCGGTCGCCGTCAACACCGGCTACGAAGCCTCGAAACTCGCCCGCGAGCGCTACGGCGAGTACTTCGCCAATCACTATGATATGAACGTCGCTGGCATGCGCTTCTTCTCGGTCTATCAGGGCTACGGCGGCGCTGAAGAACACAAGGGCGAGTACGCGAACGTGATCGCCCAGTTCGCCGACGACATCGCGAACGGGGAGGCACCGGTGCTGTACGGCGATGGCACGCAGACGCGGGACTTCACCCACGTCACGGATATTGTCCGCGGACTCGAGCAGGCCGCGGACACCCAGCTCACTGGCATCTATAACCTCGGGACGGGCGAGCCGTACAGTTTCAATACGGTTGTCGAGATGCTCAACGACGAACTCGGGACCGATATCGAGCCCGAATACGTCGAAAACCCGATTCCCGATTCGGTGTACGTGCACGACACCTGCGCCGATTCGTCGACGATGCGCGAGGCGACCGGGTGGGCACCCGAGATCGACTTCGAGGAGGGACTCCGGCGGGTCTGTGCACAGTACACCGAGGCCGACGCAGTGACCTCGTCCAACCAGTAG
- a CDS encoding SDR family oxidoreductase: protein MSEDLSVDATADIPDAKIPVAASSESTTVETVLIVGGAGYIGSVLCRLLLEEGFMVRVLDPLMYGDTGIADLTDHERFELYEGDARSIETVLEAIEGVDAVVHLGEIVGDPATELDPRKTLEYNLHSTQLLASICKYHQLNRFVFASSCSVYGKHENGTGRLAEDDDLNPVSLYAQMKIQSERILREFADERFSPTMLRMATVYGYSQRMRFDLVGNILPAKAHEQGTIPVFGGDQYRPNVHVEDAARAYIDCLTAPLEDVAGEVFNVGSNEQNYRIDELATIVSDVFPDASIEYREELTDERSYRVEFDKIQSTLDFEPERSVRDHCLELKAAFESDMFPDYTATRFNNHTTLESALPSRRRLRCSRNTIYPPLTAGAKRLHLKNYGLTPRDILPRLKTRASHPVLAGQVNPDGWESTVCDRRRWLCHEAVTPTALTARRCLVLCRSARSAHLFDFGSHRGKHRVNCQFSAHKRSIVRSNNQAYGAYSRPEGRVLRLFISIIRPYWYLPELQR, encoded by the coding sequence ATGAGTGAAGACCTATCTGTTGACGCGACGGCTGACATACCTGACGCCAAGATTCCCGTCGCAGCCAGCTCAGAGTCAACCACCGTCGAGACGGTGCTCATAGTCGGCGGCGCTGGATATATCGGCTCGGTGCTCTGTCGGCTGCTGCTTGAGGAGGGCTTCATGGTTCGCGTCCTTGATCCACTCATGTATGGCGACACCGGTATCGCAGATCTCACCGATCACGAGCGGTTTGAGCTCTACGAGGGCGACGCCCGCTCGATCGAAACGGTGCTCGAGGCAATTGAGGGGGTTGACGCCGTCGTCCATCTCGGTGAAATTGTCGGTGATCCGGCTACTGAACTCGATCCACGAAAAACGCTCGAGTACAATCTCCATTCAACGCAGTTGCTCGCCTCGATCTGTAAGTACCACCAGCTCAATCGGTTCGTGTTCGCCTCATCTTGCAGTGTTTATGGAAAGCACGAGAATGGGACTGGACGGTTAGCCGAGGACGACGACCTCAATCCGGTCTCGCTGTATGCGCAGATGAAAATCCAGTCCGAACGCATCCTTCGCGAGTTCGCGGACGAACGGTTCTCGCCGACAATGCTCCGTATGGCGACCGTGTACGGCTACTCACAGCGAATGCGATTTGATCTTGTCGGCAACATCCTTCCTGCAAAGGCTCACGAGCAGGGCACCATTCCCGTCTTCGGCGGTGACCAGTACCGACCGAATGTTCATGTTGAGGATGCCGCGCGGGCGTACATTGACTGCCTCACTGCACCACTCGAGGACGTCGCAGGCGAGGTGTTCAACGTCGGCTCGAACGAACAAAATTATCGGATTGACGAACTCGCAACAATCGTTTCGGACGTATTCCCCGATGCCAGCATCGAGTATCGCGAGGAGTTAACTGATGAGCGAAGCTATCGTGTTGAGTTCGACAAAATCCAGTCGACGCTCGACTTCGAACCCGAGCGATCCGTCCGTGATCACTGTCTCGAGTTGAAAGCGGCGTTCGAGAGCGATATGTTTCCGGACTACACTGCGACACGATTCAACAACCACACAACCCTCGAGAGCGCCCTTCCTTCGAGGAGACGGCTGCGGTGCTCGAGGAACACGATCTACCCGCCTTTGACAGCCGGAGCGAAGCGACTGCATCTCAAGAACTACGGACTGACACCACGTGACATCCTCCCGCGCCTAAAGACGCGGGCCTCCCACCCGGTGTTGGCCGGGCAGGTCAATCCTGACGGTTGGGAGTCTACGGTTTGCGACCGACGGCGCTGGCTCTGCCACGAAGCCGTTACTCCTACCGCGTTGACGGCTCGGAGGTGTCTTGTTTTGTGTCGGTCGGCGCGGTCGGCTCACTTGTTTGATTTCGGCTCGCACCGTGGCAAACACCGAGTCAACTGCCAGTTCTCCGCGCACAAGAGGAGTATAGTGCGGTCGAACAATCAAGCTTACGGCGCGTATTCACGGCCTGAAGGCCGGGTATTGCGCCTGTTCATCAGTATAATCCGCCCGTACTGGTACTTACCGGAATTGCAGCGCTAA
- a CDS encoding glycosyltransferase, which yields MKRSEGRDQTYPTEAESTSESLEGGLEQETDHETTSHHEADNLLVGPDSEQMPTLSIVMPTLNEEAGIAECIERAKTAIASLGLTAEIILSDSSTDRTPEIGQEMGAIIYEPDQPGYGYAYRYAFDRARGDYVVMGDADTTYDFEQIPRLLAHLRDEDADMVMGSRLEGEIKPGAMPSLHQYIGNPLLTKFLNAFYGAGVSDAHSGFRIFTKEAYETMGLETTGMEFASEMIMEAGAKDLTIVETPIIYHEREGEETLESFKDGWRHVRFMLVNAPGYLFSAPGLLLCLVGLAVMGLAYTGISVGSVSLGIHSMIAGSLLTIVGYQIGSLGVFAAVTSDPIQKPEDPITERVTGSLSLEHGATAGLAVFGLGGAYAGILVYQWILNGFSTLEFTMGSLVAFTAIIIGLQTVFSSFFLSAVNR from the coding sequence ATGAAGAGATCTGAAGGAAGAGACCAGACGTATCCGACGGAAGCCGAATCAACATCAGAATCACTCGAGGGCGGACTCGAGCAAGAAACCGACCACGAAACGACAAGCCACCATGAGGCTGATAACCTGCTTGTTGGGCCGGACAGCGAGCAGATGCCGACGCTGAGCATCGTGATGCCGACGCTCAACGAAGAGGCAGGCATTGCCGAATGTATCGAGCGGGCGAAGACGGCAATCGCTTCTCTCGGTCTGACTGCCGAGATTATCCTGAGTGATAGTTCGACCGATCGCACGCCTGAGATCGGGCAGGAGATGGGTGCGATTATCTACGAACCCGACCAACCAGGGTATGGCTACGCCTACCGATACGCATTCGATCGTGCCCGCGGAGACTATGTGGTCATGGGTGACGCCGACACGACCTACGATTTCGAACAGATCCCACGCCTACTGGCTCATCTCCGCGACGAGGACGCCGATATGGTGATGGGGAGTCGGCTCGAGGGCGAAATCAAACCCGGCGCAATGCCGTCGCTTCATCAGTATATCGGGAATCCGCTCCTGACGAAATTCCTGAACGCCTTCTACGGGGCCGGGGTCAGCGACGCCCACAGCGGCTTCCGGATCTTCACGAAGGAGGCCTATGAGACGATGGGCCTCGAGACGACCGGCATGGAGTTCGCCAGCGAGATGATCATGGAGGCCGGCGCGAAAGATCTCACGATCGTCGAAACCCCCATCATCTACCACGAGCGGGAGGGTGAGGAAACCCTCGAGAGCTTCAAAGATGGCTGGCGGCACGTACGGTTCATGCTCGTGAACGCGCCGGGCTACCTGTTTTCGGCACCGGGACTCCTATTATGTCTCGTCGGACTCGCCGTAATGGGCCTTGCGTATACCGGGATATCGGTCGGCAGTGTGAGCCTCGGGATCCACTCGATGATCGCCGGGAGTCTGCTGACCATTGTCGGTTATCAGATTGGCAGCCTCGGGGTCTTCGCCGCCGTAACGAGCGATCCGATCCAGAAACCCGAGGATCCGATCACGGAGCGCGTGACGGGATCGCTGTCTCTCGAGCACGGCGCGACGGCCGGACTCGCAGTGTTCGGTCTCGGTGGTGCGTACGCGGGAATTCTGGTCTATCAGTGGATTCTGAACGGGTTCTCGACGCTCGAGTTCACGATGGGGTCGCTCGTCGCGTTTACGGCGATCATCATCGGACTCCAGACGGTGTTTTCGTCGTTCTTCCTAAGCGCAGTCAATCGGTAG
- a CDS encoding ABC transporter permease, translating into MVLVTGISAGLATDSTADDEADVRVLPEGGGTLSSVVDVESARLGNVHETTATVDDRDGISYATPVLTEAVQVQSEGSDEPETVLALGVVPPDEPTTIEDISTSSLEPGDPHFANGSYDGPRTGEVVLTDAAADGINASAGDNLKIRRPTPTGALQLENDNQSPEYTATAVEDTEIDGLTGELPLVVLHLSELQSITGANDDDLADQVLVNAESDTSMSAAESAAENAYPNATIQSGGESEFTSIRSDDFALATSLVALVVTVVICSLFVATSSALTIDQDRQTIAVLAAVGFSVRSRLAIVAITTLSLTLVGAVAGVVLGILGVSITNYAATATVAPEPIATLRPVVVPYAIAVALVAGILALPYPLYLVARTNVVSELSR; encoded by the coding sequence TTGGTCCTCGTAACAGGGATTTCGGCAGGTCTCGCGACAGATTCGACGGCCGATGACGAAGCCGATGTCCGTGTGCTACCCGAGGGAGGCGGCACGCTCTCGTCGGTCGTCGATGTCGAAAGTGCACGACTCGGCAACGTCCACGAAACGACGGCGACGGTCGATGACCGTGACGGCATTTCGTACGCGACACCCGTACTCACGGAGGCCGTCCAGGTCCAATCCGAGGGAAGTGACGAACCTGAAACCGTACTCGCACTGGGCGTCGTCCCGCCGGATGAACCGACGACGATCGAGGATATTTCGACATCCTCACTCGAGCCAGGAGATCCCCACTTCGCAAACGGCTCCTATGACGGTCCACGAACGGGAGAGGTTGTACTGACGGACGCTGCAGCGGATGGGATCAACGCGTCGGCTGGCGACAACCTCAAGATCAGGAGACCGACTCCCACTGGAGCACTCCAGTTGGAAAATGATAATCAATCTCCAGAATATACCGCGACTGCCGTCGAAGACACGGAAATCGATGGCCTGACAGGCGAACTCCCACTCGTCGTGCTCCATTTGAGCGAACTGCAGTCTATTACGGGTGCCAACGACGATGATCTCGCCGATCAAGTGCTCGTGAATGCCGAGTCAGACACGTCGATGAGCGCTGCTGAATCGGCCGCCGAGAACGCGTATCCGAACGCGACGATTCAATCCGGCGGAGAGAGTGAATTCACATCGATCCGAAGCGACGATTTCGCGCTCGCGACGAGTCTTGTTGCACTGGTCGTCACAGTCGTGATCTGCTCGCTGTTCGTCGCAACCTCCTCAGCACTGACGATCGATCAGGATCGGCAAACGATCGCTGTACTCGCGGCTGTCGGCTTCTCGGTCCGGTCGCGACTAGCCATCGTCGCGATCACGACGCTTAGCCTGACGCTTGTCGGTGCGGTTGCTGGCGTCGTCCTCGGCATTCTCGGCGTTTCGATCACGAACTACGCGGCTACGGCAACTGTCGCACCGGAACCGATCGCAACGCTCCGTCCAGTGGTTGTCCCCTACGCGATTGCGGTCGCATTGGTCGCAGGTATCCTCGCGCTTCCGTACCCGCTCTATCTCGTCGCGCGAACAAATGTTGTCTCCGAACTGAGTCGATAA
- a CDS encoding NAD-dependent epimerase/dehydratase family protein: MHDQHVLITGGAGFIGSHLTERLLANGATVTVIDNLSNGREEWVPDDATLIERDLTDPNALEGVLTSDVDRVFHLAASKAVNSDRPRAQFEANTQMTYNVLETMQDVGVSELAYTSTSTVYGEAPRPTPEDYAPLEPISVYGASKLADEGLCSTYAHSHDLTVRTFRFANIVGSRLHGAVIPDFIEKLHENPDRLTILGNGRQEKSYMHIEDCLDAMLTVLERADGSLATYNLGTRTTTSVTRIADIVSEELDLAPDYEYTGGDRGWTGDVPKMRLSIEKLDALGWGPQYTSDTAVRKATRDLLAEGVAD; encoded by the coding sequence ATGCACGACCAACACGTTCTCATCACCGGCGGCGCAGGATTCATTGGCTCACACCTGACCGAGCGATTGCTCGCAAACGGGGCCACCGTCACGGTTATCGACAACCTCTCGAACGGCCGCGAGGAGTGGGTCCCCGACGACGCAACCCTTATCGAGCGCGATCTCACCGACCCCAATGCGCTCGAGGGAGTCCTCACGAGCGACGTCGATCGTGTCTTCCACCTCGCAGCGTCGAAAGCCGTGAACAGCGACCGCCCGCGGGCGCAGTTCGAAGCGAACACACAGATGACTTACAACGTGCTCGAGACCATGCAGGACGTCGGCGTCTCGGAGCTCGCTTATACCTCGACGTCGACGGTGTACGGGGAAGCGCCGCGGCCGACCCCCGAAGATTACGCGCCCCTCGAGCCGATCAGCGTGTATGGTGCGAGTAAGCTCGCTGATGAAGGTCTCTGTTCGACATATGCGCACTCCCACGACCTGACCGTCCGCACGTTCCGCTTTGCAAACATCGTCGGCTCACGGCTGCACGGGGCAGTGATCCCTGACTTTATCGAGAAACTCCACGAGAACCCGGACAGACTGACCATCCTCGGGAACGGTCGTCAGGAGAAGTCGTATATGCACATCGAGGACTGTCTCGATGCGATGTTGACCGTCCTCGAGCGTGCCGATGGCTCACTCGCCACCTACAATCTCGGCACGCGGACGACGACCTCCGTGACCCGCATCGCCGATATCGTCAGTGAGGAGTTAGACCTCGCTCCCGACTACGAGTATACAGGCGGCGACCGGGGCTGGACCGGCGACGTACCGAAGATGCGCCTCTCGATCGAGAAACTCGACGCGCTCGGCTGGGGGCCACAGTACACCAGCGATACAGCGGTCCGCAAAGCGACACGTGACCTGCTTGCAGAGGGCGTGGCGGACTGA